A genomic segment from Anabas testudineus chromosome 6, fAnaTes1.2, whole genome shotgun sequence encodes:
- the LOC113165957 gene encoding filamin-C-like isoform X2: MMSNNYGDDQLPPQYYQATDLGEEEDDEMPATEKDLAEDAPWKKIQQNTFTRWCNEHLKCVNKTITDLQRDFSDGLKLISLLEVLSQKKMYRKYHTRPNFRQMKLENVSVALEFLDREHIKLVSIDSKAIVDGNLKLILGLIWTLILHYSISMPMWDDEDDEETKKLTPKQRLLGWIQNKVPQLPINNFNRDWRDGKALGALVDNCAPGLCPDWAEWDPNKPVQNAREAMQQADDWLGVPQVIAPEEIVDPDVDEHSVMTYLSQFPKAKLKPGAPLRPKQLFPNKVKAYGPGIEPHGNKVLQPAVFTVETLEAGSGEVLVYVEDPEGHKEEAKVKPNNDKNRTYTVTYVPKVEGVHKVKVLFAGQDIDKSPYTVNVAKDMGDASKVHARGPGLEPTGNVANKPTYFDIYTAGAGNGDVSVVIVDPQGKKDTVELVLENKGNNVFRCTYRPMLEGPHTIHVLFAGQEIPKSPFTVNIAEALPVAPPKGAPLQIVPQSVRTPPGVKGGKGAPPPKPGRPTINPNACRATGRGLQPKGVRVKEVADFKVFTKGAGSGALNVSVKGPTGAEEQVKVRDAGNGVYECEYYPLKPGKYTVRITWGGQPIPRSPFEVEVGQEAGFQKVRAWGPGLKTGMVGKSADFVVEAIGTEVGTLGFSIEGPSQAKIECDDKGDGSCDVRYWPTEPGDYAVHVICDDEDIKDSPFMAHIVAATNDVFPEKLKAYGPGLQPTGVTLNKPTEFTIDARLAGKGQLKIYAQDAEGCTINIKITDKGDGTFLCVYTPVKPIKHTIIITWGDVNVPNSPFRVLVGEGSHPDRVKVYGPGVEKTGLKANEPTYFTVDCSEAGQGDISIGIKCAPGVVGPAEADIDFDIIKNDNDTFTVKYTPPGPGRYTIMVLFADQEIPSSPFKVKVDPSHDAGKVRAEGPGLNKTGVEVGTPTHFTIYTKGAGKAKPEVHFAASGPGEAVRDFEIIDNHDYSYTVKYTALQQGNMAISVTHGGDPIPKSPFHITVAPTLDIGKVKVQGLDTKVEVGKDQEFTVNTKGAGGQGNVGVKMTSPSGRPIPCKLESDKAKGTHSVKYIPPEEGQYKVDVSYDGNPVMGSPFGVEAVMPADPSKVRAFGPGLKGGIVGKPAPFTIDTKGAGAGGLGLTVEGPCEAKIECQDNGDGTCSVAYLPTEPGEYAINILFAEKHIPGSPFKATVRPAFDPSKVTASGPGLEKAKAGEPATFTVDCTRAGDGELTIEIVSETGAKAEVHIQKTAEGTFSVTYIPPFHGTHTITIKYGGHMIPQFPKMLQVEPSVDTSGVHVYGPGVEPRGVLREVTTHFIVDARALSSVGGSHVKVHILNPSGTNTESYITDKGDGTYRVEYTAFEDGMHLIEVMYDEAPVPKSPFRVSVVEGCDPTRVRAYGPGLEGGITNKPNCFTVETRGAGTGGLGLTIEGASEAKISCKDNKDGSCSVEYVPFTPGDYDVNINYGGHPIPGSPFRVLVHDPVDPSKVKCSGPGLGAGVRAHVPQTFTVDCTKAGQAQLDVKLYGPTGTVEPVGVKNNSDGTYTVHYTPAQDGPYTVAVKYADQEVPHSPFKVMSQPGHDASKVRASGPGLDKKGVSASLPVEFTIDARDAGEGLLTVQILDPEGKPKNATIQDNRDGTYTVSYVPDSTGPYTITIKYGGDEIPYSPYRIQSLPTGDASKCRLTVSIGGHGVSSLQKLQTSEDTVITVDAKAAGKGKVTCKVLTPQGMELDMDVVENHDGTFDIYYTAPEPGKYVITIRFGGQNIPKSPFQVVATNEPVVPRDTVDPLFRPVNFLVPFTPQQGEITGEVRMPSGKTARPHITDNKDGTITIKYQPTERGLHEMDIKYDGNHIPGSPLQFYVDAVNSGVVTAYGPGLSYGMVNKAATFTVVTKNAGEGGLSLAVEGPSKAEITCKDNKDGTCAVSYLPTAPGDYNIIVKFDNKHIPGSPFTAKITGDDTITRTSQLNVGTAADVSLKIAETDLSSLSASIRAPSGNEEPCLLKRLPNRHLGISFTPKEVGEHEVSVRKNGVHVANSPFKIMVGQSEIGEASRVKAFGKGLVEAHTFEMAEFFVDTRNAGYGGLALSIEGPSKVDINCEDVEDGTCRVTYCPTEPGSYTVNIKFAEKHIPGSPFTVKVTGEGRIKESITRKRQASSIASVGSTCGLNLKIPGNWFQMVSAQERLTRTFTRSSHTYTRTERTEISKTRGGETKREVRVEESTQVGGGGSPFRDVFGDFLGRESLSSFAGITARPEVESGSQTMTAQVTSPSGKTVDADIVDGGSSTYSVRFIPQEIGPHTVNVKYRGQHVPGSPFQFTVGPMGEGGAHKVRAGGPGLERGVAGAPSEFSIWTREAGAGGLSIAVEGPSKAEISFEDRKDGSCGVSYIVKEPGDYEVSIKFNNEQIPDSPFIVPIATLSDEARRLTVTSLQEKDLKVNQEASFMVQRNGARGVVDAKVHTPSGSSEECYVTELDSDKSAIRFIPRENGIHSIDVKFNGCHIPGSPFRVRVGDPGLIGDPGMVTAHGPGLQGGTTGVSSEFVVNTSNAGSGTLSVNIDGPSKVKMDCRESPEGYKITYIPMAPGNYLITIKYGGPQHIVGSPFKAKITGARLSGGHSLHETSSVLVETVTKTSKVGGTYSSPSTASTKLTSDASKVVCRGTGLSKALLGQKNNFTVDCSKAGTNMLMVGVHGPHAPCEEVYVKHMGNKLYNVSYTIKDKGSYTVIVKWGDDNVPGSPYKVAAP; the protein is encoded by the exons ATGATGAGCAACAACTACGGCGACGACCAGCTGCCTCCACAGTATTACCAGGCCACCGATTTaggggaagaggaggacgacGAGATGCCAGCCACGGAGAAGGACCTGGCCGAGGACGCGCCATGGAAGAAGATCCAGCAGAACACCTTCACCAGGTGGTGCAACGAGCACCTCAAGTGTGTCAACAAGACCATCACCGACCTGCAGAGGGATTTTAGCGATGGGCTGAAGCTCATTTCTCTCCTGGAAGTTTTGAGCCAGAAGAAAATGTACAGAAAGTACCACACCAGACCCAACTTCCGTCAGATGAAACTTGAGAATGTGTCTGTGGCGCTCGAGTTCCTGGACAGAGAGCATATCAAACTTGTCTCAATAG ATAGCAAAGCCATTGTGGATGGGAATCTAAAGCTGATCTTGGGTCTTATCTGGACCCTCATCCTTCACTACTCAATCTCTATGCCCATGTGGGATGACGAGGATGACGAGGAGACTAAGAAGCTGACACCCAAACAGCGCTTGCTGGGCTGGATACAGAACAAAGTGCCCCAGCTGCCCATCAACAACTTCAACCGTGACTGGCGGGATGGCAAAGCCCTGGGAGCTCTGGTCGACAACTGTGCCCCCG GTTTGTGTCCTGACTGGGCTGAGTGGGACCCAAATAAGCCCGTGCAGAATGCCAGAGAAGCTATGCAGCAGGCTGACGATTGGCTGGGTGTGCCTCAG GTGATTGCCCCTGAGGAGATTGTGGACCCAGATGTGGACGAGCACTCTGTGATGACCTACCTGTCTCAGTTCCCTAAGGCAAAACTGAAGCCCGGAGCTCCTCTCAGGCCCAAACAGCTTTTTCCAAACAAGGTTAAAGCCTATGGACCAG gTATTGAGCCTCATGGCAACAAGGTGCTGCAACCAGCCGTATTCACTGTGGAGACTCTTGAAGCTGGAAGTGGTGAGGTGCTGGTCTATGTGGAGGATCCCGAGGGTCACAAAGAAGAG GCTAAGGTTAAACCCAACAATGACAAAAACCGAACCTACACTGTGACCTATGTTCCTAAAGTTGAGGGTGTCCATAAG gtgAAAGTGTTGTTTGCTGGTCAGGACATTGACAAGAGCCCCTACACAGTAAATGTGGCAAAGGACATGGGTGATGCCAGTAAAGTCCATGCTCGAGGACCAGGTCTGGAACCTACAGGCAACGTGGCCAACAAACCCACCTATTTTGACATCTATACAGCTG GTGCTGGTAATGGTGACGTCAGCGTGGTTATCGTCGATCCTCAGGGCAAAAAGGACACGGTTGAGCTCGTCCTGGAAAATAAGGGCAACAATGTTTTCCGTTGCACCTACCGTCCCATGCTAGAGGGACCTCACACCATTCACGTACTGTTTGCAGGCCAGGAGATCCCCAAGAGCCCTTTCACTGTCAACATCGCAGAGG CTCTGCCCGTTGCTCCTCCCAAGGGAGCTCCACTGCAGATAGTCCCTCAGTCAGTGCGCACCCCTCCTGGAGTGAAGGGTGGGAAGGGGGCACCCCCCCCAAAACCTGGTCGCCCAA CCATTAACCCAAATGCCTGCAGAGCGACAGGCAGAGGCCTTCAGCCTAAAGGCGTGAGAGTAAAGGAGGTTGCAGACTTCAAAGTTTTCACCAAGGGAGCTGGTAGCGGAGCACTGAACGTCTCAGTCAAAGGACCAA CTGGAGCAGAGGAGCAAGTGAAAGTGCGAGATGCTGGGAATGGTGTATATGAATGTGAATATTACCCCCTTAAGCCTGGTAAATATACAGTCAGGATCACATGGGGAGGCCAGCCCATCCCACGCAG CCCATttgaggtggaggtgggtcaGGAGGCAGGTTTTCAGAAAGTGAGGGCCTGGGGTCCTGGTCTGAAGACTGGCATGGTGGGAAAATCTGCTGACTTTGTGGTAGAGGCTATCGGCACTGAAGTTGGAACTCTGG GCTTCTCTATCGAAGGCCCATCACAAGCTAAAATTGAGTGTGATGATAAGGGTGATGGCTCCTGTGATGTACGCTACTGGCCCACTGAGCCTGGGGACTATGCTGTCCATGTCATTTGTGATGATGAGGACATTAAGGACAGCCCCTTTATGGCTCACATCGTCGCTGCGACCAATGATGTTTTCCCTGAGAAA TTGAAAGCCTATGGACCAGGCCTGCAGCCAACTGGTGTCACTTTGAACAAACCAACTGAATTCACCATTGATGCTCGCTTGGCTGGGAAGGGTCAACTCAAGATCTACGCTCAG GATGCTGAAGGCTGCACCATCAACATCAAGATCACTGACAAGGGAGACggcacatttctgtgtgtgtacactccTGTAAAGCCCATTAAGcacaccatcatcatcacctggGGAGATGTCAACGTACCCAACAGCCCCTTCAGG GTGCTGGTTGGAGAGGGTTCTCATCCAGACAGAGTCAAGGTCTATGGGCCTGGAGTGGAGAAGACAGGGCTCAAGGCTAATGAGCCAACATACTTCACTGTGGACTGCAGTGAGGCTGGACAAG GGGACATCAGCATTGGAATCAAGTGTGCCCCAGGGGTGGTTGGCCCTGCTGAGGCAGACATCGACTTTGACATCATCAAGAATGACAATGACACTTTCACTGTCAAGTACACTCCCCCTGGTCCAGGCCGATATACCATTATGGTGTTGTTTGCTGACCAA GAAATTCCCAGCAGTCCATTCAAAGTAAAAGTGGATCCTTCCCATGATGCTGGTAAAGTGAGAGCAGAGGGTCCTGGACTCAATAAGACAG GAGTGGAGGTGGGCACTCCAACCCACTTCACCATCTACACAAAGGGAGCTGGCAAGGCTAAGCCTGAGGTGCATTTTGCAGCATCAGGCCCAGGGGAGGCAGTTCGTGACTTTGAGATCATCGATAACCACGATTACTCCTACACTGTCAAGTACACAGCTCTTCAACAG GGTAACATGGCGATTTCTGTGACTCACGGAGGAGATCCCATTCCCAAGAGTCCCTTTCACATCACTGTGGCACCAACATTGGACATTGGGAAGGTGAAAGTACAGGGATTAGACACCA AAGTGGAGGTCGGAAAAGATCAGGAGTTCACGGTTAATACAAAGGGTGCTGGTGGACAGGGAAATGTAGGTGTGAAAATGACCTCACCCTCTGGTCGACCAATCCCATGCAAGTTGGAATCAGACAAAGCCAAAGGCACTCACAGTGTGAAGTACATCCCTCCCGAGGAGGGGCAGTACAAGGTTGATGTCAGCTATGATGGCAACCCAGTGATGGGAAGCCCCTTCGGGGTTGAAGCAGTGATGCCTGCTGATCCTTCAAAG GTGCGAGCTTTTGGCCCAGGCCTGAAGGGAGGCATTGTGGGTAAACCTGCTCCATTCACTATTGATACAAAGGGAGCTGGTGCAGGTGGGCTGGGCCTGACTGTGGAGGGTCCCTGTGAGGCTAAAATCGAGTGCCAGGACAACGGTGACGGCACATGCTCAGTAGCCTACCTTCCCACAGAGCCTGGAGAGTATGCCATCAACATCCTGTTTGCTGAGAAGCACATCCCTGGCTCTCCCTTCAAAGCTACAGTGCGTCCAGCCTTCGACCCTAGCAAGGTGACGGCTAGCGGTCCTGGTCTGGAGAAGGCAAAGGCAGGCGAGCCAGCAACCTTCACTGTGGACTGCACCCGAGCAGGCGATGGCGAGCTCACCATCGAAATTGTGTCCGAAACTGGGGCTAAGGCTGAAGTGCACATTCAGAAAACTGCAGAGGGGACCTTCTCTGTTACATACATCCCACCTTTTCATGGCACACACACCATCACGATCAAGTATGGTGGCCATATGATTCCTCAGTTTCCAAAGATGCTACAGGTTGAGCCCTCTGTGGACACCAGTGGGGTGCACGTATACGGGCCAGGGGTGGAGCCCAGAG GCGTCCTCAGAGAAGTCACAACTCACTTCATTGTTGATGCCCGTGCGCTGAGCAGTGTTGGAGGAAGTCATGTCAAAGTACACATTTTAAACCCCTCCGGCACCAACACAGAGAGCTACATCACTGACAAGGGAGACGGCACTTACAGAGTGGAGTACACCGCATTTGAGGATG GAATGCATCTGATTGAGGTGATGTATGATGAAGCACCTGTACCCAAGAGTCCCTTCAGAGTGTCAGTGGTGGAGGGATGTGATCCAACGCGGGTCCGTGCTTATGGACCAGGTTTGGAGGGAGGAATAACAAACAAGCCCAACTGCTTCACTGTGGAGACCAG GGGTGCTGGTACAGGAGGTCTGGGTCTGACCATTGAGGGTGCATCAGAGGCTAAAATATCCTGCAAGGACAATAAAGACGGCAGCTGTAGTGTGGAGTATGTCCCCTTCACTCCTGGAGATTATGATGTCAACATTAACTATGGAGGTCATCCGATCCCTGGCAGCCCATTCCGTGTTCTCGTTCATGACCCTGTGGACCCCAGCAAGGTGAAGTGCTCAGGTCCAGGACTGGGCGCTGGGGTCAGAGCCCATGTTCCACAAACTTTCACAGTTGACTGTACCAAGGCTGGACAGGCCCAACTAGATGTGAAACTGTACGGCCCAACAG GTACTGTGGAGCCAGTTGGTGTGAAGAACAACAGTGACGGCACCTACACAGTTCACTACACCCCAGCGCAGGATGGCCCCTACACTGTAGCTGTCAAATATGCAGACCAGGAAGTCCCACACAG TCCGTTCAAGGTAATGTCCCAGCCTGGGCATGACGCCAGTAAGGTACGTGCCAGTGGCCCTGGTCTAGACAAAAAAGGGGTTTCTGCCAGCCTGCCTGTTGAGTTCACCATTGATGCCCGTGATGCAGGAGAGGGACTACTGACTGTGCAGATTCTG GACCCAGAGGGTAAACCAAAGAATGCAACCATCCAGGACAACAGGGACGGCACCTACACTGTGTCATATGTACCTGACTCTACAGGCCCCTACACTATCACCATTAAATATGGAGGGGATGAGATTCCTTACTCCCCATACCGCATTCAGTCCCTGCCCACAGGAGACGCCAGCAAATGCCGCCTAACTG tgtctaTTGGAGGACATGGTGTCT CCAGTCTTCAGAAGCTGCAGACCTCTGAAGATACAGTTATCACCGTGGATGCCAAGGCTGCTGGGAAAGGCAAGGTGACCTGTAAGGTGCTGACCCCACAGGGAATGGAGCTGGACATGGACGTGGTTGAGAATCATGATGGGACCTTTGACATTTACTACACAGCCCCTGAACCTGGAAAATATGTAATTACCATCCGCTTTGGTGGGCAGAACATCCCTAAGAGCCCCTTCCAAGTGGTG GCCACAAATGAACCTGTTGTTCCACGTGATACTGTGGATCCTCTCTTCCGCCCTGTTAACTTCCTTGTTCCCTTCACGCCACAACAAGGAGAAATCACAG GTGAGGTGCGGATGCCTTCAGGCAAGACTGCCCGGCCGCATATCACTGACAATAAAGACGGCACCATCACAATCAAATACCAGCCAACAGAGAGAGGCCTGCATGAGATGGACATCAAATATGATGGAAACCACATTCCAG GAAGCCCTCTGCAGTTCTATGTGGATGCTGTGAACAGTGGAGTGGTGACTGCTTATGGTCCAGGTCTGAGCTATGGTATGGTCAACAAGGCTGCCACATTCACTGTGGTCACCAAAAATGCAGGAGAAG GTGGTCTGTCTCTGGCGGTGGAGGGTCCCTCTAAAGCTGAGATCACCTGTAAGGACAACAAAGATGGTACGTGTGCTGTCTCCTACCTGCCCACAGCCCCTGGAGACTATAACATCATTGTCAAGTTTGACAACAAGCACATTCCTGGGAGTCCCTTTACTGCTAAGATCACTG GGGACGACACCATAACCAGGACGTCTCAGCTGAATGTGGGCACAGCAGCTGATGTGTCCCTAAAGATCGCAGAGACTGATCTGAGCTCTCTGAGTGCCAGTATCAGAGCTCCATCAGGCAACGAGGAGCCCTGCCTGCTAAAGAGACTGCCCAACAGACACCTTG gTATTTCTTTCACCCCTAAAGAGGTTGGAGAGCATGAAGTGAGTGTGAGAAAAAATGGCGTTCATGTAGCTAATAGCCCTTTCAAGATCATGGTGGGTCAGTCAGAGATTGGAGAGGCCAGCAGAGTAAAGGCATTTGGTAAAGGCCTGGTGGAGGCGCACACTTTCGAAATGGCTGAGTTCTTTGTGGACACAAGGAATGCAG GTTATGGAGGTCTGGCATTGTCAATTGAGGGTCCGAGCAAAGTGGATATCAACTGTGAAGATGTTGAAGATGGGACGTGCAGAGTAACCTACTGTCCAACAGAACCTGGAAGTTACACTGTTAACATCAAGTTTGCTGAAAAGCACATTCCAG GAAGTCCTTTCACAGTCAAGGTTACTGGAGAAGGAAGGATCAAAGAGAGTATCACCAGAAAGAGGCAGGCTTCTTCTATTGCCTCAGTGGGTAGCACATGTGGCCTTAATCTCAAGATCCCAG GAAACTGGTTCCAGATGGTTTCAGCTCAGGAAAGGCTGACCAGGACGTTCACGCGCAGCAGCCACACATACACCCGCACTGAGCGTACGGAGATCAGCAAAACTCGTGGTGGAGAGACCAAGAGGGAGGTACGAGTGGAGGAGAGCACGCAGGTGGGAGGGGGAGGAAGCCCATTCAGAGATGTTTTTGGAGACTTTCTGGGCAGAGAGAGCCTCAGCAGCTTTGCTGGAATCACTGCCAGACCTGAAG TTGAAAGTGGCTCCCAGACCATGACGGCTCAGGTGACCAGCCCCAGTGGGAAAACAGTAGATGCCGACATCGTGGATGGAGGAAGCAGCACCTACAGCGTGCGCTTCATCCCACAGGAAATCGGACCCCACACAGTCAACGTCAAATACAGAGGCCAACATGTTCCTGGAAGTCCCTTCCAGTTTACTGTGGGGCCTATGGGGGAAGGAGGAGCGCACAAGGTCCGCGCCGGAGGACCTGGCCTGGAGCGAGGCGTGGCTGGAGCACCCT CTGAATTTAGTATCTGGACCAGAGAGGCAGGTGCTGGTGGCCTGTCCATTGCTGTAGAGGGGCCAAGCAAGGCTGAAATCTCCTTTGAGGACAGGAAGGATGGTTCTTGTGGTGTATCTTACATCGTTAAAGAACCAG GCGACTATGAGGTGTCAATCAAGTTCAACAACGAGCAGATCCCTGACAGCCCATTCATTGTTCCGATTGCTACACTGTCAGATGAGGCCCGGAGGCTCACTGTCACAAGCCTTCAG GAGAAGGACTTGAAGGTAAACCAAGAAGCATCCTTCATGGTGCAGCGAAATGGGGCTCGAGGTGTGGTGGATGCCAAAGTCCACACCCCCTCCGGCTCTTCCGAGGAGTGCTATGTCACTGAGCTTGACAGTG acaaGAGTGCAATTCGCTTTATTCCACGAGAGAATGGCATTCACTCCATAGATGTCAAGTTTAATGGATGCCACATTCCTGGAAGCCCCTTTAGAGTGCGAGTGGGAGACCCGGGACTGATTGGAGACCCAGGCATGGTGACTGCACATGGCCCTGGACTGCAGGGAGGAACCACAG GTGTATCCTCAGAGTTTGTGGTCAACACCAGTAACGCAGGCTCAGGCACTCTATCCGTCAACATCGACGGACCATCTAAGGTCAAGATGGACTGTCGCGAGTCTCCTGAAGGCTACAAGATCACCTACATACCCATGGCACCTGGCAACTATCTCATCACCATCAAATACGGCGGGCCACAGCACATAGTGGGCAGCCCTTTCAAAGCTAAAATCACAG GCGCCCGACTGTCAGGAGGACACAGCCTCCATGAGACCTCCTCTGTCTTGGTTGAAACAGTTACCAAGACCTCTAAAGTGGGCGGCACCTACAGCTCCCCCTCCACCGCCTCAACCAAACTGACATCTGATGCCAGCAAAGTGGTCTGTCGTGGCACAGGGTTGTCCAAGGCGTTGTTgggacagaaaaacaactttacagtagactgcagcaaagcag GCACCAACATGCTCATGGTGGGCGTGCACGGACCCCATGCTCCATGTGAGGAAGTGTATGTCAAACACATGGGCAACAAGCTCTACAATGTCTCCTACACTATCAAGGACAAGGGCAGCTACACTGTCATCGTCAAATGGGGTGACGACAACGTCCCTGGGAGCCCCTATAAAGTGGCTGCACCCTAA